One Pseudomonas rhizophila DNA window includes the following coding sequences:
- a CDS encoding RHS repeat-associated core domain-containing protein translates to MSDALWAARLGDALNHTSMMADILGGVLEVAANIAITALATAAVVAATGITVATGGLGCFLLGAVVGAVVGIAMSKTGADEGLSNICEGIGNALFPPTVQANILTGSKDTFTNNIPSARAAGAVVSHVAPAGTELDMPEPEEEAEASYLDMAGNFFSQMWRPTVASPAPGTETRPEDLVICTKHPPMPPQFMAEGSDKVTINGQPAVRSGDRSTCDATVVSAGLISPDVTIGGGSVVVREIRSGKTPGVGLAVTALLMLKGGKGKFFSKLPCMLAGGAASMAVSSAMGAAANATMGSSNPVHAATGAKVLGRDEELDFVLPGVLPIDWQRFYNSRDERRGGMFGAGWSVAYEVQVEILAHPEGGETLLYTDEQARPIDMGSIPLGGAVFSAGEGLAVRRHLNGQLLIESDDGVYRLFEPTPGHTSLLRLSQLGDRNDNRIFLDYDAAGRLIRLRDTFDLVQVELIRERERVTQIERLYPDQQREVLVSYAYDTANNLSEVRDATGQVQRRFSYDAGQRMLEHQLPTGLRCFYEWALVEDQEWRVVRHWTDEGDTYQFDYDLKAGVTRITDGLQRVSTRHWNSQHQITRYSDNLGQTWLFEWNDERQLLSATDPQGGRYEYSYDEAGNLIGETDPLGRSDSTLWLEHWALPLVDTNAAGHSWKYRYDQRGNCTAETDPLGHVTRYRYDAHGQVIEIIDATGKLKKLRWNPFGQLVEHIDCSGYPTRFSYDQRGYLQTITDALGERTQFSYDAQGRLLSSQLPDGRTEQYQRDLAGQLTGYTDPAGHTTLYQHNRRGQVRQRTDAQGRQVQFAYDSYGRLQALVNENGESYRFTWDAGDRLAEQRNLDGSAKGYTYDVLNNVKRVETIAAPRGDHQPSERTIVHHLERDAIGRLTTRITPDGQSRYSYSPLNQLIEATVIANDGNEQRLGFAYDALGYLIEEQSSAGVLKHHYDELGNLIQTHLPDGRWVSRLYYGSGHLHQINLDGHVISDFERDRLHREVLRTQGQISTRSEYDRSGRLRSRQRRHTSQPSLMPAADQTHFEFDPGDHLVARLERQPKGQQRQLLHYDVTGRILASQGTRQGQNETFSFDAAANLLDSSPGTGGRVTHNQLKRYQDKHYRYDDFGRMIEKRSGRHGLQRFSYDSDHRLVEVRTQKSDGENVVRMRYDPLGRRIEKTEHDDNGHLIARTRFDWDGLQLLKEHKNSLTSLYLYIGDSHEPLARVDGIGEHQRIRYYHNDPNGQPQALTESDGHPLWHAHYQVWGNTTDEVREPYYIEEQNLRFQGQYLDRETGLHYNTFRFYDPDIGRFTTPDPLGLAASLNLYRYAPNPFTWIDPLGLKENEIIRYMGESETVSSKAANGGKGGLVPNIRGEKAVWVNQDSNPGFNPGNEKYRVVATVNNEGVSMLNNHKDISTVDYKETGLKDGVLSKTNEPKARGIGFRLLDKFNKTITSFRVEKKGPNGKWKTCG, encoded by the coding sequence ATGTCTGACGCGCTCTGGGCCGCTCGCCTGGGCGATGCACTGAACCACACCTCCATGATGGCCGACATTCTCGGCGGCGTGCTGGAAGTGGCGGCCAACATCGCCATCACCGCCCTGGCGACGGCAGCGGTGGTGGCCGCCACCGGCATCACCGTCGCCACGGGTGGCTTGGGTTGTTTCCTGCTCGGTGCGGTGGTGGGGGCGGTCGTGGGCATTGCCATGAGCAAGACCGGGGCCGACGAAGGCCTGAGCAATATCTGCGAAGGCATCGGCAACGCGCTCTTCCCGCCCACGGTGCAGGCCAACATCCTCACCGGCTCCAAGGACACCTTTACCAACAACATCCCCTCGGCCCGCGCCGCCGGAGCGGTTGTTTCCCATGTCGCGCCGGCCGGCACCGAACTGGACATGCCCGAGCCGGAAGAAGAAGCCGAGGCCAGTTACCTGGACATGGCCGGCAACTTCTTCTCGCAGATGTGGCGCCCCACCGTCGCCTCGCCCGCCCCCGGCACAGAGACTCGGCCGGAAGACCTGGTGATCTGCACCAAGCACCCACCGATGCCGCCGCAGTTCATGGCTGAAGGCTCGGACAAAGTCACCATCAATGGCCAGCCCGCCGTGCGCAGCGGCGACCGCAGCACCTGCGATGCGACGGTGGTCTCGGCCGGGTTGATTTCCCCGGACGTGACCATCGGCGGCGGCTCAGTGGTGGTGCGTGAGATTCGCAGCGGCAAGACCCCGGGCGTGGGGCTGGCGGTCACCGCGTTGCTGATGCTCAAGGGGGGCAAGGGCAAGTTCTTCAGCAAACTGCCGTGCATGCTGGCCGGTGGCGCGGCGTCGATGGCGGTCAGCAGCGCCATGGGCGCCGCGGCCAACGCCACCATGGGCTCGTCGAACCCGGTGCATGCCGCCACCGGCGCCAAGGTGCTGGGCCGCGATGAAGAGCTGGACTTCGTTTTGCCCGGTGTTCTGCCAATCGACTGGCAACGCTTCTACAACAGCCGCGACGAGCGACGTGGCGGGATGTTCGGCGCCGGCTGGAGCGTGGCCTACGAGGTGCAGGTGGAGATCCTGGCCCATCCCGAGGGCGGCGAGACCCTGCTCTACACCGACGAACAGGCCCGGCCCATCGACATGGGTTCGATCCCGTTGGGCGGCGCGGTGTTCAGTGCTGGCGAAGGCTTGGCCGTGCGACGTCATCTCAACGGGCAGTTGCTGATCGAAAGCGACGACGGTGTGTATCGCCTATTCGAACCCACGCCGGGCCACACATCCCTGCTGCGCCTGAGCCAACTCGGTGACCGCAACGACAATCGCATCTTCCTCGACTACGACGCCGCCGGACGACTGATACGCCTGCGCGACACCTTCGATCTGGTGCAAGTCGAGCTGATCCGCGAGCGCGAACGCGTCACCCAGATAGAACGCCTCTACCCCGACCAACAGCGCGAAGTGCTGGTCAGCTACGCCTACGACACAGCGAACAACCTGAGCGAAGTACGCGACGCCACCGGCCAGGTGCAACGGCGTTTCAGCTACGACGCCGGCCAGCGAATGCTGGAACACCAACTGCCCACCGGGCTGCGTTGCTTCTACGAATGGGCCTTGGTCGAAGACCAGGAATGGCGCGTGGTCCGCCACTGGACCGACGAGGGCGACACCTACCAGTTCGACTATGACCTCAAGGCCGGTGTAACCCGCATTACCGACGGTTTGCAGCGCGTCAGCACGCGCCACTGGAACAGCCAACACCAGATCACCCGATACAGCGACAACCTCGGCCAGACCTGGCTGTTCGAGTGGAACGACGAACGCCAACTGCTCAGCGCCACCGACCCACAGGGCGGGCGCTATGAATACAGCTATGACGAGGCCGGTAACCTGATCGGCGAAACCGATCCCTTGGGCCGCAGTGATTCGACGTTATGGCTCGAGCACTGGGCGCTGCCGCTGGTGGACACCAATGCCGCCGGCCACAGCTGGAAATACCGCTACGATCAACGCGGCAACTGCACCGCCGAAACCGATCCTCTGGGCCACGTCACCCGCTATCGCTATGACGCCCACGGTCAGGTCATCGAAATCATCGACGCCACCGGCAAGCTTAAAAAGCTGCGCTGGAATCCGTTCGGGCAGTTGGTGGAGCACATCGATTGCTCGGGTTACCCGACACGGTTCAGCTACGACCAGCGCGGCTACCTGCAGACCATCACCGACGCCCTCGGCGAGCGCACCCAGTTCAGCTACGACGCCCAAGGCCGTTTGCTCAGCAGCCAATTGCCGGATGGCCGCACCGAACAGTACCAGCGCGACCTCGCCGGGCAGTTGACCGGCTACACCGACCCGGCCGGGCACACCACGCTCTACCAGCACAACCGTCGCGGTCAGGTCCGCCAACGCACCGACGCCCAGGGCCGGCAGGTGCAATTCGCGTACGACAGCTACGGGCGGCTGCAGGCGCTGGTCAATGAGAACGGTGAGAGCTATCGGTTTACCTGGGATGCGGGGGATCGGTTGGCCGAACAGCGCAACCTTGATGGCAGCGCCAAAGGCTACACGTACGACGTCCTCAACAACGTAAAACGAGTCGAAACCATCGCAGCGCCGCGAGGTGATCATCAGCCCAGTGAAAGGACCATTGTTCATCATCTCGAACGTGATGCCATTGGCCGGCTGACCACCCGAATCACACCTGATGGACAGTCCCGGTACAGCTATAGCCCGTTGAATCAGTTAATCGAAGCCACCGTCATCGCTAACGACGGCAACGAACAACGACTGGGCTTTGCTTATGACGCGCTGGGTTATCTGATTGAGGAGCAGAGTTCAGCGGGCGTTCTGAAGCATCACTACGACGAACTCGGCAACCTGATCCAGACCCACCTACCCGACGGCCGTTGGGTCAGCCGCCTGTACTATGGCAGTGGTCATCTGCACCAAATCAACCTCGACGGCCACGTCATCAGCGACTTCGAACGCGACCGGCTACATCGAGAGGTGCTGCGCACCCAAGGCCAAATCAGCACACGGAGTGAATATGACCGTAGCGGGCGCTTACGCAGCCGCCAACGCCGGCATACCAGCCAGCCGTCGTTGATGCCTGCCGCAGATCAAACCCATTTTGAGTTTGATCCTGGCGACCACCTGGTGGCGCGCCTTGAACGGCAGCCAAAAGGTCAACAACGCCAATTGCTGCACTACGATGTGACCGGCCGCATCCTGGCAAGCCAGGGCACTCGACAAGGCCAGAATGAAACATTTTCCTTCGATGCCGCCGCCAATCTCCTCGACAGTTCACCTGGTACAGGTGGGCGGGTTACGCACAACCAACTCAAGCGCTATCAGGATAAGCACTATCGCTACGATGATTTTGGCCGAATGATTGAAAAGCGCAGTGGGCGACATGGCCTGCAGCGCTTCAGTTACGACTCGGATCACCGGCTGGTTGAAGTTCGAACCCAGAAATCCGACGGTGAAAACGTCGTCAGGATGCGCTACGACCCGTTGGGTCGAAGGATTGAGAAAACCGAACATGACGACAACGGGCATCTCATTGCCCGCACGCGTTTCGACTGGGATGGCCTGCAATTACTCAAGGAACATAAAAATAGCCTGACCAGCCTGTACCTCTATATTGGCGACAGTCACGAGCCCTTGGCCCGGGTCGACGGCATCGGTGAACATCAACGCATCCGCTATTACCACAACGACCCCAATGGTCAGCCACAGGCCTTGACGGAAAGTGACGGCCATCCGCTATGGCACGCTCACTACCAGGTATGGGGCAATACCACTGATGAAGTCCGTGAGCCGTACTACATCGAAGAACAGAACCTGCGTTTTCAGGGGCAATACCTGGACCGGGAAACAGGCCTGCACTACAACACCTTCCGCTTCTATGATCCCGACATAGGCCGCTTTACCACGCCCGACCCCTTGGGCCTGGCCGCAAGCCTGAATCTTTATCGCTACGCACCGAATCCATTTACCTGGATCGACCCGCTGGGGCTTAAAGAGAATGAGATTATCCGGTACATGGGCGAGAGCGAAACCGTCTCGTCCAAGGCCGCCAACGGAGGCAAAGGCGGCTTGGTTCCGAATATCCGAGGAGAGAAAGCGGTCTGGGTCAACCAGGACAGTAACCCTGGATTCAACCCAGGCAATGAGAAGTATCGGGTAGTGGCCACCGTCAATAACGAAGGGGTCAGCATGCTCAATAACCACAAGGACATCTCTACCGTTGACTATAAAGAGACGGGCCTGAAAGATGGCGTGCTGTCCAAGACGAATGAGCCCAAGGCCAGAGGCATCGGTTTCCGATTATTGGATAAATTCAATAAAACCATTACGTCATTTCGTGTCGAGAAGAAAGGCCCGAACGGAAAATGGAAGACCTGCGGATAA
- the ccoP gene encoding cytochrome-c oxidase, cbb3-type subunit III, producing the protein MTTFWSTWISVLTIGSLIGLTWLLIGTRKGETKGSVDQTMGHSFDGIEEYDNPLPQWWFLLFAGTLVFSVGYLVLYPGLGNWKGILPGYENGWTGAHEWEKEMARADAKFGPIFAKFAAMPVEEVAKDPQALKMGGRLFASNCSVCHGSDAKGAFGFPNLADSHWRWGGSAETIKATIMGGRMAAMPAWGEVLGEAGVKNVAAYVRHDLAGLPLPADSGADLQAGQQAFNTTCVACHGANGKGTEAMGAPDLTLPAGFIYGTSLAQLQQTIRHGRQGHMPAQNELLGNDKVQLLAAYVYSLSHAAGAERLQAERKSE; encoded by the coding sequence ATGACCACCTTCTGGAGTACGTGGATCAGCGTACTGACCATCGGCAGCCTGATCGGTCTGACCTGGCTGCTGATCGGCACCCGCAAGGGCGAGACCAAGGGCAGTGTCGACCAGACCATGGGCCACAGCTTCGACGGCATCGAGGAGTACGACAACCCGCTGCCGCAGTGGTGGTTCCTGTTGTTCGCCGGCACTTTGGTGTTTTCCGTCGGCTACCTGGTTCTCTACCCGGGCCTGGGCAACTGGAAAGGCATCCTGCCCGGCTACGAAAATGGCTGGACCGGCGCCCATGAATGGGAAAAGGAAATGGCCAGGGCCGACGCCAAGTTCGGGCCGATCTTCGCCAAATTCGCCGCCATGCCGGTGGAAGAAGTCGCCAAGGACCCACAGGCCTTGAAGATGGGTGGCCGCTTGTTCGCCTCCAACTGCTCGGTCTGCCACGGCTCGGACGCCAAGGGTGCCTTCGGCTTCCCGAACCTGGCCGACAGCCACTGGCGCTGGGGCGGCAGTGCCGAAACCATCAAGGCCACCATCATGGGCGGTCGCATGGCCGCGATGCCGGCCTGGGGCGAAGTGCTGGGCGAAGCCGGCGTCAAGAACGTGGCCGCGTATGTGCGCCATGATCTGGCGGGCCTGCCGCTGCCGGCAGACAGCGGCGCCGACCTGCAAGCAGGCCAGCAAGCGTTCAACACCACTTGCGTTGCCTGCCACGGTGCCAACGGTAAAGGCACCGAAGCCATGGGCGCGCCAGACCTGACCTTGCCGGCCGGCTTCATCTACGGCACCAGCCTGGCGCAACTGCAACAGACCATCCGTCATGGCCGCCAGGGCCATATGCCGGCGCAGAATGAGCTGCTCGGCAATGACAAGGTGCAACTGCTCGCGGCTTACGTCTACAGCCTGTCCCACGCGGCGGGCGCCGAGCGTCTGCAAGCTGAACGCAAAAGCGAATAA
- a CDS encoding type II toxin-antitoxin system Phd/YefM family antitoxin, with the protein MSITTISSREFNHDTSGAKKAARQGPVIITDRGKPAHVLLSIEQYQKLTGIGTSIVELLVMPDAPDIDFDTERAVITPQPVDLS; encoded by the coding sequence ATGTCCATCACGACCATTTCCAGCCGCGAATTCAACCACGACACAAGTGGTGCCAAAAAAGCCGCCCGCCAGGGGCCAGTCATCATCACTGACCGTGGCAAGCCTGCCCACGTACTGCTAAGCATTGAGCAGTACCAGAAACTGACCGGCATTGGCACCAGCATTGTCGAGTTGCTGGTCATGCCTGACGCGCCGGATATCGATTTCGATACCGAACGTGCCGTCATCACTCCCCAGCCAGTGGATCTGTCCTGA
- the ccoP gene encoding cytochrome-c oxidase, cbb3-type subunit III codes for MTTFWSLYVTVLSLGTIFALTWLLLSTRKGQRAEQTDETVGHSFDGIEEYDNPLPKWWFMLFVGTIVFALGYLVLYPGLGNWKGLLPGYNYLDTEKQTPFANGQTGWTGVHEWEKEMARSDAKFGPIFAKFASMPIEEVAKDPQALKMGGRLFASNCSVCHGSDAKGAYGFPNLTDADWRWGGEPETIKTTIMGGRHAVMPGWAAVVGEQGVADVSAYVVTSLHGRKLPEGAKADPANGQKLFAANCVACHGPAGKGTPAMGAPDLTHPAGFIYGSSFAQLQQTIRYGRQGQMPAQADLQGNDKVHLLAAYVYSLSHGEPAPAADAQ; via the coding sequence ATGACTACGTTCTGGAGTCTGTACGTCACAGTCCTCAGTCTGGGTACGATCTTCGCCCTGACCTGGCTGCTGCTGTCGACCCGTAAGGGCCAGCGCGCCGAACAAACGGACGAGACTGTTGGTCACTCGTTCGATGGCATCGAAGAGTACGACAACCCACTGCCTAAATGGTGGTTCATGTTGTTCGTGGGCACCATTGTCTTCGCCTTGGGTTATCTGGTGCTCTACCCGGGCTTGGGCAACTGGAAAGGCCTGCTGCCAGGGTATAACTACCTGGACACCGAAAAGCAGACCCCTTTCGCCAATGGCCAGACCGGCTGGACCGGCGTTCACGAGTGGGAAAAGGAAATGGCGCGTTCGGATGCCAAGTTCGGCCCGATCTTCGCCAAGTTCGCCTCCATGCCGATTGAAGAAGTCGCCAAAGACCCGCAAGCCCTGAAGATGGGTGGCCGCCTGTTCGCCTCCAACTGCTCGGTCTGCCACGGTTCCGACGCCAAGGGTGCCTATGGCTTCCCGAACCTGACCGACGCCGACTGGCGCTGGGGTGGTGAGCCGGAAACCATCAAGACCACCATCATGGGCGGTCGTCATGCCGTGATGCCGGGCTGGGCTGCCGTGGTTGGCGAGCAAGGTGTTGCCGACGTCTCCGCCTACGTGGTGACCAGTCTGCACGGCCGTAAACTGCCGGAAGGCGCCAAGGCCGATCCGGCCAACGGCCAGAAGCTGTTCGCAGCCAACTGTGTGGCCTGCCACGGCCCAGCCGGCAAGGGCACGCCTGCCATGGGCGCACCTGACCTGACGCACCCGGCCGGTTTCATCTACGGTTCGAGCTTCGCTCAGCTGCAGCAGACCATCCGTTACGGTCGCCAGGGCCAGATGCCTGCCCAGGCCGATCTGCAGGGTAACGACAAGGTCCACCTGCTGGCTGCGTACGTCTACAGCCTGTCTCATGGGGAACCGGCGCCAGCCGCCGATGCCCAGTAA
- the ccoG gene encoding cytochrome c oxidase accessory protein CcoG, translating to MSNQIPVHDVTPPAKDANQSVDLYASREKIYTRAFTGLFRNLRMVGGGVLFLLYFGTVWLNWGGHQAVWWNLPERKFFIFGATFWPQDFILLSGLLIIAAFGLFFITVYAGRVWCGYTCPQSVWTWIFMWCEKVTEGDRNQRIKLDKAPMSGNKFLRKLAKHSLWLLIGFVTGMTFVGYFTPIRELVFEFFTGQADGWSYFWVGFFTLATYGNAGWLREQVCIYMCPYARFQSVMFDKDTLIVSYDPRRGESRGPRKKGVDYKALGLGDCIDCTMCVQVCPTGIDIRDGLQIECIGCAACIDACDNIMDKMDYPRGLISYTTEHNLSGQKTHKLRPRLIGYALVLLAMISLLVTAFFMRSLVGFDVSKDRVLYRENAEGRIENVYSLKIMNKDQHDHTYVLEASGLPDLKLQGRREIKVAAGEIFTQPVELSSAPDQLPSSTNEVTFILKDADDDSVHVEAKSRFIGPQIR from the coding sequence ATGAGTAACCAGATTCCGGTACATGACGTCACCCCGCCTGCCAAGGACGCGAACCAAAGCGTCGACCTGTATGCCTCTCGGGAAAAAATCTACACCCGTGCCTTCACCGGCCTGTTCCGCAACCTGCGGATGGTCGGCGGTGGCGTGTTGTTCCTGCTGTATTTCGGTACGGTCTGGCTGAACTGGGGCGGGCATCAGGCCGTCTGGTGGAACCTGCCCGAACGCAAATTCTTCATTTTCGGTGCGACCTTCTGGCCGCAGGACTTCATCCTCCTGTCCGGACTGCTGATCATTGCCGCCTTCGGCCTGTTTTTCATTACGGTCTATGCCGGGCGGGTCTGGTGCGGCTACACCTGTCCGCAAAGCGTGTGGACCTGGATTTTCATGTGGTGCGAGAAGGTCACCGAAGGCGACCGCAACCAACGCATCAAGCTCGACAAGGCGCCCATGAGCGGGAACAAGTTCCTGCGCAAGTTGGCCAAGCACAGCCTGTGGCTGCTGATCGGTTTTGTGACCGGCATGACCTTCGTCGGTTATTTCACGCCGATTCGCGAACTGGTGTTCGAATTCTTTACCGGCCAGGCCGATGGCTGGTCGTATTTCTGGGTCGGCTTCTTTACCCTCGCCACCTACGGCAACGCCGGCTGGCTGCGCGAGCAGGTGTGCATCTACATGTGCCCTTACGCCCGTTTCCAGAGCGTGATGTTCGACAAGGACACCCTGATCGTTTCCTACGACCCGCGTCGGGGCGAAAGCCGTGGCCCGCGCAAGAAGGGCGTTGACTACAAGGCCCTGGGCCTGGGGGACTGCATCGACTGCACCATGTGCGTCCAGGTCTGCCCCACCGGTATCGACATTCGCGATGGCCTGCAGATTGAATGTATCGGCTGCGCGGCGTGCATCGACGCCTGCGACAACATCATGGACAAGATGGATTATCCGCGCGGGCTGATCAGTTACACCACCGAACATAACCTCTCGGGGCAGAAAACCCATAAACTGCGCCCACGCCTGATCGGTTATGCCCTGGTGCTGCTGGCAATGATCAGTCTGCTGGTGACCGCGTTCTTCATGCGTTCGCTGGTCGGTTTCGACGTCAGCAAGGACCGCGTGCTGTACCGCGAGAACGCCGAAGGCCGGATCGAGAACGTCTACAGCCTCAAGATCATGAACAAGGACCAGCACGACCATACGTACGTGCTGGAGGCCTCCGGCCTGCCGGATCTCAAGCTCCAGGGACGACGGGAAATCAAGGTCGCGGCCGGTGAGATCTTCACCCAGCCGGTAGAACTGTCCAGTGCACCGGACCAACTGCCGTCGAGCACCAACGAGGTGACGTTCATCCTCAAGGATGCCGATGACGACAGCGTTCATGTTGAAGCCAAGAGCCGGTTCATCGGCCCACAAATTCGTTGA
- the ccoN gene encoding cytochrome-c oxidase, cbb3-type subunit I, whose protein sequence is MSTAISPTAYNYKVVRQFAIMTVVWGILGMGLGVFIASQLVWPELNFDLPWTTFGRLRPLHTNLVIFAFGGCALFATSYYVVQRTCQTRLISDSLAAFTFWGWQAVIVGAIVTLPMGFTTTKEYAELEWPLAILLAIVWVTYGLVFFGTIVKRKTKHIYVGNWFYGAFIVVTAMLHIVNHASLPVSFFKSYSAYSGATDAMIQWWYGHNAVGFFLTTGFLGMMYYFVPKQAERPIYSYRLSIVHFWALITLYIWAGPHHLHYTALPDWAQSLGMAMSIILLAPSWGGMINGMMTLSGAWHKLRTDPILRFLVVSLAFYGMSTFEGPMMAIKTVNSLSHYTDWTIGHVHAGALGWVAMISIGAIYHMIPKLFGRAQMHSTGLINTHFWLATIGTVLYIASMWVNGITQGLMWRAINDDGTLTYSFVEALQASHPGFIVRALGGAFFASGMLFMAYNVYRTVRASDPAEAEAAAKIAVVGAH, encoded by the coding sequence ATGAGCACAGCAATCAGTCCGACTGCTTATAACTATAAGGTAGTCCGCCAGTTCGCCATCATGACGGTGGTCTGGGGGATCCTTGGCATGGGGCTCGGTGTATTCATCGCCTCGCAACTGGTCTGGCCGGAGTTGAACTTCGATCTGCCATGGACGACGTTTGGACGCCTGCGCCCGCTGCACACCAACCTGGTGATCTTCGCCTTCGGTGGTTGTGCGTTGTTTGCCACTTCCTATTACGTCGTGCAGCGAACCTGCCAAACGCGACTGATTTCCGACAGCCTCGCCGCCTTCACCTTCTGGGGTTGGCAAGCGGTCATCGTCGGTGCGATCGTGACCTTGCCGATGGGTTTCACCACCACCAAGGAATACGCAGAGCTGGAATGGCCCCTGGCTATTCTGCTGGCCATCGTCTGGGTGACCTACGGTCTGGTGTTCTTCGGCACTATCGTCAAGCGCAAGACCAAGCACATCTATGTCGGTAACTGGTTCTACGGTGCCTTCATCGTCGTGACCGCCATGCTGCACATCGTCAACCACGCGTCCCTGCCGGTCAGCTTCTTCAAGTCTTACTCGGCCTACTCGGGCGCCACCGACGCGATGATCCAGTGGTGGTACGGCCACAACGCCGTGGGCTTCTTCCTGACCACCGGCTTCCTGGGGATGATGTATTACTTCGTGCCGAAACAGGCCGAGCGTCCGATCTATTCCTATCGCCTGTCCATCGTCCACTTCTGGGCGCTGATCACCCTGTACATCTGGGCCGGCCCGCACCACCTGCACTACACCGCGCTGCCGGACTGGGCACAGTCCCTGGGCATGGCGATGTCGATCATCCTGCTGGCTCCGAGCTGGGGCGGCATGATCAACGGCATGATGACCCTCTCGGGCGCCTGGCATAAGCTGCGCACCGACCCGATCCTGCGGTTCCTGGTGGTTTCCCTGGCGTTCTACGGCATGTCGACCTTCGAAGGCCCGATGATGGCCATCAAGACCGTCAACTCCCTGAGCCACTACACCGACTGGACCATCGGCCACGTACACGCCGGGGCCTTGGGCTGGGTTGCGATGATTTCCATCGGCGCGATCTACCACATGATCCCGAAACTGTTCGGTCGTGCGCAGATGCACAGCACCGGCCTGATCAACACTCACTTCTGGCTCGCCACCATCGGCACCGTGCTCTACATCGCCTCGATGTGGGTCAACGGCATCACCCAGGGCCTGATGTGGCGTGCAATCAACGACGACGGCACCCTGACCTACTCGTTCGTTGAAGCGCTGCAAGCCAGCCACCCTGGTTTCATCGTCCGTGCCCTGGGCGGCGCGTTCTTCGCCAGCGGCATGCTGTTCATGGCCTACAACGTGTATCGCACCGTTCGTGCCTCTGACCCGGCTGAAGCTGAAGCCGCCGCCAAGATCGCCGTAGTTGGAGCTCACTGA
- a CDS encoding type II toxin-antitoxin system VapC family toxin — MFLLDTNVISELRKPHADKNVQAWARSVSAPNLYVSAITVLELETGVMRFERKDPVQGSRLRAWLDNHVLPAFSGRILAVDRTVALRCARLHIPDRSNECDALIAATALVHGLTVVTRNVSDFQSSGVALLNPWSS, encoded by the coding sequence ATGTTTCTACTCGACACCAATGTCATTTCGGAACTGCGCAAGCCGCATGCAGATAAAAACGTACAGGCCTGGGCACGGAGCGTGTCCGCCCCCAACCTGTATGTCTCGGCAATCACCGTATTGGAGCTGGAAACTGGTGTAATGCGCTTCGAACGCAAAGATCCGGTGCAAGGCAGCCGCCTGCGCGCGTGGCTGGATAACCACGTCCTGCCCGCATTTTCCGGCAGGATCCTGGCGGTCGACCGCACCGTCGCGCTGCGCTGCGCTCGCCTGCATATACCGGATCGCAGCAATGAATGCGATGCACTGATTGCCGCCACCGCGCTGGTCCATGGCCTGACCGTGGTCACCCGCAATGTGAGTGATTTTCAAAGCAGCGGCGTGGCCTTGCTCAATCCATGGTCAAGCTAA
- the ccoO gene encoding cytochrome-c oxidase, cbb3-type subunit II, whose translation MKHETVEKNIGLLAFFMVIAVSIGGLTQIVPLFFQDVTNKPVEGMKPRTALELEGRDVYIANGCVGCHSQMIRPFRAETERYGHYSVAGESVWDHPFLWGSKRTGPDLARVGGRYSDDWQRAHLYNPRNVVPESKMPAYPFLVENKLDGKDTAKKMEVLRTLGVPYTDEDIAGAKDAVKGKTEMDALVAYLQGLGTIIKSKR comes from the coding sequence ATGAAGCACGAAACAGTAGAGAAGAATATTGGCCTGCTGGCCTTCTTCATGGTCATCGCCGTCAGCATCGGCGGCCTGACCCAGATCGTTCCGCTGTTTTTCCAGGACGTGACCAACAAGCCGGTCGAAGGCATGAAGCCGCGCACCGCTCTTGAACTGGAAGGTCGCGACGTCTACATCGCCAACGGCTGTGTCGGCTGCCACTCGCAGATGATCCGTCCGTTTCGCGCCGAAACCGAACGCTATGGCCACTACTCGGTTGCCGGTGAAAGCGTCTGGGACCACCCGTTCCTGTGGGGCTCCAAGCGTACCGGCCCGGACCTGGCCCGTGTGGGCGGTCGCTACTCCGACGACTGGCAGCGTGCGCACCTGTACAACCCGCGCAACGTAGTGCCTGAGTCGAAAATGCCGGCTTACCCGTTCCTCGTAGAAAACAAGCTCGACGGCAAAGACACCGCCAAGAAAATGGAAGTCTTGCGTACCCTGGGCGTGCCTTACACCGATGAAGACATCGCCGGTGCCAAGGATGCCGTGAAGGGCAAGACTGAAATGGACGCGCTGGTGGCCTATCTGCAAGGCCTGGGCACCATCATCAAAAGCAAACGGTGA
- a CDS encoding CcoQ/FixQ family Cbb3-type cytochrome c oxidase assembly chaperone codes for MDIGMIRGLGTVVVMVAFIGLALWVFSPKRKSEFDDATLLPFADDPEAIKHVEQASRSNKE; via the coding sequence ATGGATATCGGGATGATTCGTGGCCTGGGCACCGTCGTCGTGATGGTGGCCTTTATCGGTCTGGCGTTGTGGGTGTTCAGCCCCAAGCGCAAGTCGGAGTTTGACGACGCGACCTTGCTGCCGTTCGCGGATGATCCCGAAGCCATCAAGCACGTCGAGCAAGCTTCTAGGAGTAACAAAGAATGA